From one candidate division KSB1 bacterium genomic stretch:
- a CDS encoding glycoside hydrolase family 9 protein, with translation MTILTILFAINILSAQATSPIYLRANQIGYLPGDAKIAIAFSRHNAGKQQYEIIDAAGRRVWGPVKLGANAGAWGNFAHHYRLDFCAFNKTGRYKLRIAGTNFESLPFNIRPDAYDSCHELLLAYLRQQRCGYNPFLDVVCHTKDGRTAYGPMPDSTYFDVSGGWHDAGDYLRYLLTSSNATARLLFSYREHRGQFRDDYNAPGQQGANGIPDILDEAKWGLDWMLKMHPAPDQLFHQVGDDRDHSGWELPQEDISDYGWEPGSYRVVYYANGKPQGLGKYQNTWADDMEWGAAELFRVTGEKNYLDEAKLFARQIGATSWMGADTARHYALFSLVNSSFQDTLAGFYRESLEKMQTCAGTNPYRIAVPFIWCSNNLVVNFITHGLLYEKMTGDRRYHETDLAHRDWLLGRNPWGISAFVGIPGAGGNTPQFPHRVIADKTKRPIVGGLNDGAVYGSIFKSLIGIRLHRPDPYAEFQSDFVVYHDDLGDYSTNEPTLDGTADAVYFMVTFCSGTEF, from the coding sequence ATGACGATTTTGACAATATTATTCGCCATCAATATTCTCTCAGCTCAGGCAACGAGCCCGATTTATCTCCGCGCCAATCAAATCGGCTATTTGCCGGGCGACGCCAAAATCGCCATCGCCTTTTCCCGCCACAACGCCGGCAAACAGCAGTATGAAATTATCGATGCCGCCGGCCGGCGCGTTTGGGGACCGGTGAAGCTCGGCGCCAACGCCGGCGCATGGGGAAATTTTGCCCATCATTATCGTCTCGATTTCTGCGCGTTCAATAAAACCGGCCGTTACAAATTGCGCATCGCCGGAACTAACTTTGAATCTCTCCCCTTTAACATTCGACCGGATGCCTATGATTCATGTCACGAGCTTCTGCTCGCTTACCTGCGCCAGCAACGCTGCGGCTACAATCCTTTTCTCGACGTCGTTTGCCACACAAAAGACGGGCGTACGGCTTACGGCCCGATGCCGGACAGTACGTATTTCGACGTGAGCGGCGGCTGGCACGATGCCGGCGATTATCTGCGTTATTTGCTGACTTCGAGCAATGCCACGGCGCGATTGCTTTTTTCATATCGCGAGCATCGCGGCCAATTCCGCGACGACTACAATGCCCCTGGCCAGCAAGGCGCGAACGGCATTCCCGATATTCTTGATGAGGCGAAGTGGGGGCTTGACTGGATGCTGAAAATGCATCCGGCGCCGGATCAGCTCTTTCATCAAGTCGGTGACGATCGCGACCACAGCGGCTGGGAGTTGCCGCAGGAAGATATTTCAGATTACGGCTGGGAGCCGGGAAGTTATCGCGTCGTCTATTATGCCAACGGCAAACCCCAGGGTCTCGGCAAATATCAAAACACCTGGGCCGATGACATGGAATGGGGCGCGGCGGAGCTGTTTCGTGTCACGGGAGAAAAGAATTATCTCGATGAGGCCAAATTATTTGCGCGCCAAATCGGCGCGACTTCGTGGATGGGTGCGGATACGGCGCGGCATTACGCATTATTTTCACTCGTTAATTCTTCGTTTCAAGACACGCTCGCCGGGTTCTATCGCGAGAGTTTGGAGAAAATGCAGACGTGCGCCGGCACGAATCCGTACCGCATCGCCGTTCCGTTCATTTGGTGTTCCAATAATCTCGTGGTGAATTTTATCACGCACGGCTTGCTTTACGAAAAAATGACCGGCGACCGGCGCTATCATGAAACAGATCTTGCCCACCGCGATTGGCTGCTGGGGAGAAATCCGTGGGGCATTAGCGCCTTTGTCGGCATTCCAGGCGCTGGCGGAAACACACCGCAATTTCCGCACCGTGTGATTGCGGACAAAACAAAGCGGCCAATCGTTGGCGGATTGAATGACGGCGCGGTTTACGGCAGCATCTTTAAAAGCCTGATCGGCATCCGGCTTCATCGTCCCGATCCTTACGCCGAATTTCAATCCGATTTCGTGGTATATCACGATGATCTCGGCGATTACTCAACAAATGAGCCGACGCTGGATGGAACGGCGGATGCGGTGTATTTTATGGTGACGTTTTGTAGTGGCACTGAATTTTAA
- a CDS encoding RsmB/NOP family class I SAM-dependent RNA methyltransferase, whose product MILDAGLKPASLASPALPIAMIVTHTLKERMRPSSLAGHAIELIEILQNDPRPADHLIDTFFRQRRYLGSHDRRELAESVYGVLRHRRRLQFYIGKVKPDAVNQPAWLFAAYKLHFEKTPPETVQAYSLQLSPSEIFDLATLDLVDFGRQNLGLRTSFPEWLVEKLQEQIGEKETEKLLEAMNQPPPLTIRVNTLKTTRENCLHELRKRGHEGVPTPLSPDGIHLKKRGNLFGLDLFHHGWFELQDEGSQIISLLVDPKPNWRVADVCAGGGGKTLHLAARMKNRGEIFAFDVVPERLENLRKRTRRCGIHNVRVQLLRPDEIPANLLGQMDALLIDAPCSGTGVLRRNPDAKWKITPEVVREMAAKQKQIINHYARLLKPGARLVYATCSVLREENEEVVQDFLLQNAAFRPNPSAILQRYHLAHLMQGCFLHLFPHQFGTDGFFAAVLERQR is encoded by the coding sequence ATGATTTTAGACGCAGGCCTAAAGCCGGCTTCTCTTGCATCGCCGGCTTTGCCCATCGCCATGATCGTTACACACACATTGAAAGAGCGCATGCGCCCTTCTTCTCTCGCCGGTCATGCCATCGAGCTGATCGAAATTTTGCAAAACGATCCCCGGCCCGCCGATCATCTCATCGACACCTTCTTTCGCCAGCGCCGCTATCTCGGCTCGCATGATCGCCGGGAACTGGCCGAAAGCGTTTATGGCGTTCTACGCCATCGGCGACGTTTGCAATTTTACATTGGCAAAGTAAAACCCGATGCCGTCAATCAACCGGCTTGGCTTTTTGCTGCCTACAAACTGCACTTTGAAAAAACGCCGCCGGAAACCGTACAAGCTTATTCTTTGCAACTCTCGCCCTCTGAGATTTTTGACCTTGCAACTTTGGATCTTGTCGACTTCGGAAGGCAAAACCTGGGACTTCGGACTTCTTTCCCGGAGTGGCTCGTGGAAAAATTGCAAGAGCAAATCGGCGAAAAAGAAACTGAGAAACTGCTGGAGGCGATGAATCAACCGCCGCCCTTGACGATTCGCGTGAATACGCTGAAAACGACGCGCGAAAATTGTTTGCATGAATTGAGAAAGCGCGGCCATGAAGGCGTGCCAACGCCGCTCTCGCCCGACGGTATTCATTTAAAAAAACGCGGAAATCTTTTTGGCCTCGACTTGTTTCACCATGGCTGGTTTGAATTGCAGGATGAAGGCAGCCAGATCATTTCGCTGTTGGTCGATCCAAAACCGAACTGGCGAGTCGCCGACGTGTGCGCCGGCGGCGGTGGCAAGACATTGCATCTCGCCGCACGCATGAAAAATCGCGGCGAGATTTTTGCCTTTGATGTGGTGCCGGAACGCTTGGAAAATCTGCGCAAGCGGACGAGGCGCTGCGGCATTCACAACGTTCGCGTGCAACTTTTGCGACCAGATGAGATTCCCGCCAATCTTCTCGGTCAAATGGACGCCCTTCTCATTGACGCGCCGTGCAGCGGCACCGGCGTGCTGCGAAGGAACCCCGACGCCAAGTGGAAAATCACACCCGAGGTGGTGCGCGAGATGGCAGCCAAGCAAAAGCAGATCATCAATCACTATGCCCGGCTGCTCAAGCCGGGTGCACGCTTGGTTTATGCGACGTGCAGTGTGCTTAGGGAAGAGAATGAAGAAGTCGTGCAGGATTTTCTCTTACAAAACGCAGCTTTTCGCCCAAATCCATCGGCGATTTTACAACGTTATCATCTTGCCCACTTGATGCAAGGTTGTTTTCTGCATCTTTTTCCCCACCAATTTGGCACCGACGGCTTTTTTGCCGCGGTGTTGGAACGACAGCGTTGA
- a CDS encoding HAD-IA family hydrolase, whose translation MPNLKYEADLLIFDLDGTLVDTRRDLANAVNHALRQMGRTEVNLETLTGYVGDGIHKLLERALGGADDDELEIARQHFRHFYFDHLADFSKPYPGMTEALEYFSATKKAVLTNKPQEFTEALLQRLEICGYFEIIIGGQTNRKLKPDPEAIFEILGQLHVVPARAIIIGDGENDILAGKAAMIKTGAATYGFRPPEKLLALQPDFVIHRALELKNFIAQHRT comes from the coding sequence ATGCCGAATCTGAAATACGAAGCTGACCTGTTGATTTTCGATCTCGACGGCACGCTGGTCGACACGCGCCGCGATCTGGCGAATGCCGTGAATCATGCGCTGCGTCAAATGGGCAGAACAGAAGTCAATCTGGAAACGCTTACCGGCTATGTCGGCGATGGAATCCACAAACTCTTGGAACGCGCGCTGGGCGGCGCCGACGATGACGAACTGGAAATCGCCCGGCAACATTTTCGTCATTTTTATTTCGACCATCTTGCCGATTTTTCCAAACCCTACCCCGGAATGACCGAGGCGCTGGAATATTTTTCCGCTACGAAAAAAGCCGTGCTCACCAACAAACCGCAGGAGTTCACCGAAGCGTTGCTGCAACGGCTTGAAATTTGCGGATATTTTGAGATCATCATCGGCGGACAGACGAATCGCAAGCTCAAGCCCGATCCGGAAGCGATCTTCGAGATTCTTGGGCAGTTGCATGTTGTTCCCGCGCGCGCCATCATCATCGGTGACGGCGAAAATGATATTTTGGCCGGGAAGGCCGCCATGATAAAAACTGGTGCAGCGACCTACGGTTTTCGTCCGCCGGAGAAATTGCTGGCGCTGCAACCTGATTTTGTGATTCACCGTGCCCTGGAGCTGAAAAATTTCATTGCACAACACCGAACATGA
- a CDS encoding PQQ-dependent sugar dehydrogenase: MWFRVNWFFAIFLICPAAYSQSQLQLQNAFPNLTFSRPVDLQHPGDGTDRLFVVEQAGVIRVFDNHAGATVAPIFLDIRSRVNDSDNEEGLLGLAFHPDYKNNGYFYVNYTANPPRRTVIARYRVTSNPNQADPNSEFIVLQFEQPFSNHNGGQLAFGPDGYLYIATGDGGSGGDPNNNGQSLQTLLGKILRLDVNNPSGGRNYGIPSDNPFVGTGNREEIFAYGLRNPWRMSFDPVTQWLWAGDVGQNRFEEIDLIEKGKNYGWRIMEGNACFNPSSGCNTAGLVRPVWEYGRSLGISVTGGHVYRGSGVPQLVGAYIYGDFGSGRIWALRYDGVNPPVNTELMDTNLGISSFGVDKNFELYICAFDSRIYRFRPTTTAVAAAGNVPKSAQLAQNYPNPFGQDAFSLALGNPTTVIEYTLTQNVSVELCIYNVQGQLVRTLVRQDQSAGKQIIRWDGRDDTGQALPSGAYLYRLKIGNEFVKTKRLLLVK; this comes from the coding sequence ATGTGGTTTCGCGTAAATTGGTTTTTTGCCATTTTTTTGATTTGCCCTGCCGCCTACAGCCAATCACAATTGCAACTGCAAAATGCTTTTCCGAATTTGACGTTTTCGCGTCCGGTGGATTTGCAGCATCCGGGCGACGGCACAGACCGGCTTTTCGTTGTCGAGCAAGCCGGTGTGATCAGGGTTTTCGACAATCATGCCGGCGCAACCGTTGCGCCGATTTTTTTGGACATCAGAAGTCGCGTCAACGACAGCGACAATGAGGAGGGATTGCTGGGCTTGGCATTTCATCCGGATTACAAAAACAACGGTTATTTTTATGTCAACTACACGGCCAATCCGCCGCGGCGAACAGTGATCGCGCGGTATCGTGTGACCAGCAATCCCAACCAAGCTGATCCCAACAGCGAATTTATTGTGCTGCAATTCGAGCAACCGTTTTCCAATCACAACGGCGGCCAGTTGGCGTTTGGGCCGGATGGTTATCTTTATATTGCCACCGGCGACGGTGGCTCGGGCGGTGATCCGAACAACAACGGCCAAAGTTTGCAAACGTTGTTGGGAAAAATTTTACGCCTCGACGTGAACAATCCCAGCGGCGGCAGAAATTACGGTATTCCGAGCGACAATCCTTTTGTTGGCACGGGTAATCGTGAAGAGATTTTTGCTTACGGCTTGCGCAATCCGTGGCGAATGAGCTTCGATCCGGTCACGCAGTGGCTGTGGGCGGGCGACGTCGGGCAAAATCGTTTTGAAGAAATCGACCTCATCGAAAAAGGGAAAAATTATGGCTGGCGAATCATGGAGGGGAACGCGTGTTTCAATCCTTCCAGCGGCTGCAACACAGCGGGACTCGTTAGGCCGGTTTGGGAATACGGCCGGAGCCTGGGCATTTCGGTGACTGGCGGCCACGTCTATCGCGGTAGCGGCGTTCCGCAGTTGGTTGGCGCGTATATTTATGGCGATTTCGGCTCCGGCCGCATTTGGGCGTTGCGTTACGACGGCGTGAATCCGCCGGTCAACACCGAGCTGATGGATACGAATCTCGGCATTTCGTCGTTCGGCGTCGATAAAAATTTCGAGCTGTATATTTGCGCCTTTGACAGTCGAATTTATCGTTTTAGGCCGACCACAACTGCCGTGGCTGCCGCCGGCAACGTTCCGAAATCGGCGCAATTGGCACAGAATTACCCCAATCCTTTCGGCCAGGATGCGTTCTCTCTCGCGTTGGGAAATCCAACGACAGTGATTGAGTACACGTTGACGCAGAATGTGTCGGTGGAACTGTGCATCTACAATGTGCAGGGACAGCTCGTGCGGACGTTGGTGCGCCAGGATCAAAGCGCCGGCAAACAGATCATTCGCTGGGACGGCCGCGATGACACCGGCCAAGCGTTGCCGAGCGGCGCGTATCTTTATCGGTTGAAAATTGGAAATGAGTTTGTGAAAACGAAACGGTTGTTGTTGGTGAAATAA
- the ppk1 gene encoding polyphosphate kinase 1: protein MKRTRWRNKELSWLSFNARVLQEAADASVPLLERLKFLGIFSSNLDEFFRVRVAVLKRLTKFGKKAVSIVGDDPKKVLAKIHEVVLSQQAEFNRIYQEILQELEREKIFIINERQLEGEQARFVKDYFRQHVRPTLVPLMIDQLPQFPELKDHAIYLAVCLSSASEAQKTKYALIELPAVLPRFLVLPPQGENQYLILLDDVIRFCLDEIFSIFNFDRFSAFTIKLTRDAELDIDQDISESLIRKVHKSVKQRKLGTPVRFIYDRDMPEDLLKFLIRNLQLSKTDGNLMPGARYHNFKDFINFPKIGPPHLRYNSFTPLPHHAINHQKSLFKIIQKRDILLHYPYHTFDYVIDLLREAAIDPHVTAIKITLYRVAKNSNVINALINAAKNGKSVTAVVELQARFDEEVNVHWAQLLQEEGVRVIDGVPGLKVHAKLILIHRKEKHKTIRYACLGTGNFNETTAKIYSDHSFLTCHAGITREVEQVFDFLENKYQRSAFKHLLVSPFNMRQRLTKLIDEEIRNAQKGKEAFIIFKLNNLVDQGIIKKLYKAGQAGVGIKLMVRGMFSLIPGSKEGTENIQAAAIVDKFLEHSRLFVFCGGGKKKYYLSSADLMSRNLDYRVEVACPIYDKTIQHEIDDFLHLQWQDNVKTRVLNKDLDNQYRHANPEKQVRAQEALYEYFKTKQDTPPGVEIEAAEDGSYQSNCLS, encoded by the coding sequence ATGAAAAGGACCAGGTGGAGAAACAAGGAATTGAGCTGGCTGTCGTTCAATGCCAGAGTTCTTCAAGAGGCGGCGGATGCCAGCGTGCCGCTGCTGGAGCGCTTGAAATTTCTCGGCATTTTTTCCTCGAACCTGGATGAATTTTTTCGAGTCCGCGTCGCCGTGCTCAAACGGCTGACGAAATTCGGAAAGAAGGCTGTTTCCATCGTCGGCGACGATCCGAAAAAAGTTCTGGCAAAAATTCACGAGGTGGTCTTGAGCCAGCAGGCCGAATTCAACCGCATCTATCAGGAGATTCTGCAAGAACTGGAAAGGGAAAAAATTTTCATCATCAACGAGCGGCAGCTCGAGGGGGAACAGGCACGCTTCGTCAAGGATTATTTCCGGCAGCACGTTCGGCCCACGCTGGTGCCGCTGATGATCGATCAGTTGCCCCAATTTCCCGAATTGAAAGATCATGCGATTTATCTGGCCGTCTGCCTGTCGTCGGCGAGTGAGGCGCAGAAAACCAAATATGCCTTGATCGAGCTGCCGGCCGTGCTGCCGCGATTTTTGGTGCTGCCGCCGCAGGGCGAGAATCAATACCTCATTCTGCTCGACGATGTGATTCGCTTTTGCCTCGACGAAATTTTTTCGATTTTCAATTTTGACCGCTTCAGCGCCTTTACCATCAAGCTGACTCGCGACGCGGAGTTGGACATCGATCAGGACATTTCGGAAAGCCTGATCAGAAAAGTGCATAAAAGCGTCAAGCAGAGAAAATTGGGCACGCCGGTGCGTTTCATTTATGACCGCGACATGCCGGAGGATTTATTGAAATTCCTGATCCGCAATTTGCAATTGAGCAAAACCGACGGCAATTTGATGCCCGGAGCGCGTTATCACAATTTCAAGGATTTCATCAATTTCCCGAAAATCGGTCCACCACATCTGCGCTATAATTCGTTCACGCCGCTGCCGCACCATGCCATCAACCATCAAAAGAGTTTATTTAAGATCATCCAGAAGCGGGATATTTTGCTGCATTACCCCTATCACACCTTTGATTATGTGATCGATTTGCTGCGCGAGGCGGCGATCGATCCCCACGTCACCGCGATCAAAATCACCTTGTATCGCGTGGCGAAAAATTCGAACGTGATTAACGCGCTGATCAACGCCGCCAAAAACGGCAAATCCGTCACCGCCGTGGTGGAACTGCAAGCCCGATTCGACGAGGAAGTCAACGTGCATTGGGCGCAGCTTTTGCAGGAAGAGGGCGTGCGCGTCATCGACGGCGTGCCGGGGCTTAAAGTGCACGCCAAGCTGATTTTGATTCACCGCAAGGAAAAACACAAAACCATCCGCTATGCGTGTTTGGGCACCGGCAATTTCAACGAAACGACGGCGAAAATTTACAGCGACCACAGTTTTTTGACCTGCCATGCCGGCATCACGCGCGAAGTGGAGCAAGTCTTCGATTTTTTGGAAAACAAATATCAACGCAGCGCCTTCAAGCATTTGCTGGTGTCGCCTTTCAATATGCGCCAGCGTTTGACCAAGCTCATCGACGAGGAGATCAGAAACGCGCAAAAAGGGAAAGAGGCGTTTATTATTTTCAAGCTCAACAATCTGGTGGATCAGGGAATCATCAAAAAGCTGTATAAAGCCGGGCAGGCCGGCGTGGGGATCAAGCTCATGGTTCGCGGGATGTTTTCGCTGATTCCGGGCAGCAAGGAGGGCACGGAAAACATTCAGGCCGCGGCGATTGTGGACAAATTTTTGGAGCATTCACGGCTGTTCGTTTTTTGCGGCGGCGGCAAGAAAAAGTATTATCTTTCATCGGCAGATTTGATGAGCCGCAACCTCGATTACCGTGTGGAGGTCGCCTGCCCGATTTATGACAAAACCATTCAGCATGAAATCGATGATTTTCTCCACTTGCAATGGCAGGACAACGTCAAAACCCGGGTGTTGAACAAAGATTTGGACAATCAATATCGGCACGCCAATCCGGAAAAGCAAGTGCGAGCGCAGGAGGCGCTTTATGAGTATTTTAAAACAAAACAGGACACACCGCCTGGCGTTGAGATTGAGGCGGCAGAAGATGGGTCATACCAGTCCAACTGCCTTTCCTGA
- a CDS encoding PLP-dependent aspartate aminotransferase family protein, translating into MPEKPKNRKRAKADYRMRTHLIHGNYESKKWDYNHHVVPPISSSATYRLSSAQRGAQGFFEFASESTDFVKHVPIYIYDRLDEPTRGMLEENLAYAEGGEMCVTFATGMAAISATLGMLCENGHEIVAHQVLYGCTYSLVTHWLPRYGIQTKFVNLKNPDALKQAITHKTRVVYFETPVNPDLSLVDIAAVRQVVEAINQDRPPEKHINIVVDNTFATPYCQRPIALGADFSVHSLTKDIGGFGTDMGGAVIGPQKFYSALMLYRKDFGGVLSPKSAWNILVYGLPTLSTRMINQQKTAHKVARFLQEHPKVARVVYPGLESHPQFELAKRQMINYEGKFSPGAMIYFVLKNGTKISASERGEKFIDYIADHAYSITLAVSLGQIKTLIESPYSMTHSALPEEEKLKLGMEPGGIRLAIGLEDWHDLIEDLREALEQV; encoded by the coding sequence ATGCCAGAAAAACCCAAGAACCGCAAAAGAGCCAAGGCCGACTATCGGATGCGCACGCATCTGATTCACGGCAATTACGAGAGCAAGAAATGGGATTATAATCATCACGTGGTGCCGCCGATTTCCTCCTCGGCGACATACCGGCTCAGCTCGGCGCAGCGTGGGGCGCAAGGATTCTTCGAGTTCGCCAGCGAGTCGACGGATTTTGTCAAGCATGTGCCGATTTACATTTACGACCGGCTGGATGAGCCGACGCGCGGCATGCTCGAAGAAAATCTCGCTTATGCCGAGGGCGGCGAAATGTGCGTCACCTTTGCCACCGGCATGGCGGCGATCAGCGCCACGCTCGGCATGCTCTGCGAAAACGGACACGAAATCGTGGCGCATCAGGTTCTCTACGGCTGCACGTACAGCCTGGTCACGCATTGGTTGCCACGCTACGGCATTCAAACCAAGTTCGTCAATCTGAAAAATCCTGATGCGTTAAAACAAGCGATCACCCATAAAACTCGTGTCGTCTACTTTGAAACACCGGTCAACCCCGATCTCAGCCTCGTGGATATTGCGGCGGTGCGTCAAGTCGTCGAGGCGATCAATCAAGACCGGCCGCCGGAGAAGCACATCAACATCGTCGTTGACAACACGTTCGCGACGCCGTATTGCCAGCGGCCAATTGCTTTGGGCGCGGATTTTTCCGTGCACAGCTTGACGAAGGACATCGGCGGCTTCGGCACCGACATGGGCGGCGCGGTGATCGGGCCGCAAAAATTTTACAGCGCGCTCATGCTCTATCGCAAGGATTTCGGCGGGGTGCTGTCGCCCAAAAGCGCGTGGAACATTCTCGTTTACGGCTTGCCGACGCTTTCGACCCGCATGATCAACCAGCAAAAGACGGCGCACAAAGTCGCGCGCTTTTTGCAGGAGCATCCGAAAGTGGCGCGCGTGGTTTATCCCGGCCTGGAATCGCATCCGCAATTTGAACTGGCCAAACGGCAAATGATCAACTACGAAGGCAAATTTTCGCCCGGGGCGATGATTTACTTTGTGTTGAAAAATGGCACAAAGATCAGTGCCAGCGAGCGCGGCGAGAAATTTATCGATTATATTGCCGACCACGCCTATTCGATCACACTGGCGGTCAGCCTCGGACAAATCAAAACGCTGATTGAAAGCCCGTATTCGATGACGCATTCCGCGCTGCCGGAGGAGGAAAAGCTCAAACTCGGCATGGAACCCGGCGGCATCCGGCTTGCCATCGGCCTCGAGGATTGGCACGATTTGATCGAAGATTTGCGCGAAGCGCTGGAGCAGGTGTAA
- a CDS encoding cytidylate kinase-like family protein, producing MGKILRDIPIEKQIAKHMQWWEKRRFEWQNQSKSSLRKPPSEPGPYITISRELGSGGTEISHLVAEKLGWQHYDREIIEAIASQTHTREELVSRFDEHVQNALDTYLRNLFTKQSLDNTHYLHHLTRVLVSIAQYGHAVILGRGANFILPPQTGLRVRVVAPLEVRRQRLMHEHGYNAKRAEREIVKHDKERHDFLQHHFHCKSEEMAYDLVINTAHLETTAAADCIAQLAFTKLKKLI from the coding sequence ATGGGCAAAATTCTCCGTGACATCCCAATCGAAAAGCAAATCGCCAAACACATGCAGTGGTGGGAAAAACGGCGTTTCGAGTGGCAGAATCAAAGCAAGTCCTCGTTGCGGAAGCCGCCGAGCGAGCCGGGGCCTTACATCACCATCTCGCGCGAGCTGGGCAGCGGCGGTACTGAAATTTCGCACCTGGTTGCAGAAAAGCTCGGCTGGCAGCATTATGACCGCGAGATCATCGAAGCAATTGCCAGCCAAACCCATACGCGCGAAGAGCTGGTTTCGCGATTCGACGAACACGTCCAAAATGCCTTGGACACGTATCTGCGCAATCTTTTTACAAAACAATCGCTGGACAACACGCATTATTTGCATCACCTCACGCGCGTGCTTGTCAGCATCGCGCAATACGGCCACGCCGTGATTTTGGGGCGCGGCGCGAATTTTATTTTGCCGCCGCAGACCGGCTTGCGCGTGCGCGTCGTCGCACCCCTGGAAGTTCGCCGGCAGCGGTTGATGCACGAACACGGATACAACGCGAAAAGAGCCGAGCGTGAGATCGTTAAACACGATAAAGAGCGCCATGATTTTTTGCAACATCATTTTCACTGCAAGTCGGAAGAAATGGCTTATGACCTCGTCATCAACACTGCCCATCTTGAAACGACCGCCGCCGCCGATTGCATCGCGCAATTGGCTTTTACCAAATTAAAAAAACTGATCTGA
- a CDS encoding CBS domain-containing protein produces the protein MKYFTARDVMNPHVISVPADWTLEELAQFLIDKAITGAPVKDSTGKLIGVVSLTDIVRHDSLAEIDLRADEPHDYYMHGWEDRLSPEDLASFHIKEKQQVTVRDIMTPMIFKVDEHTSIQEVADTMIGGRVHRLLVTHEGKVIGIVTTMDLLKAIRDL, from the coding sequence ATGAAATACTTTACTGCCAGGGACGTCATGAATCCGCACGTTATTTCCGTTCCGGCGGATTGGACGCTGGAAGAGCTGGCGCAATTTCTCATCGACAAGGCGATCACCGGTGCGCCGGTGAAGGACAGCACCGGCAAGCTCATCGGCGTGGTTTCCTTGACCGACATCGTTCGCCACGACAGCCTGGCCGAAATTGATTTGCGCGCTGACGAGCCTCACGATTATTACATGCACGGCTGGGAAGACCGGCTCTCGCCGGAAGATTTGGCCTCTTTTCACATCAAAGAAAAACAGCAAGTGACGGTGCGGGATATCATGACGCCGATGATCTTCAAAGTTGATGAACACACCTCCATCCAGGAAGTGGCGGACACCATGATTGGCGGTCGCGTGCATCGTTTGCTCGTCACTCACGAGGGAAAAGTCATCGGCATCGTGACGACGATGGATCTGCTCAAAGCCATTCGGGATTTGTGA
- a CDS encoding sulfide/dihydroorotate dehydrogenase-like FAD/NAD-binding protein codes for MHKILSKQTLAPGIKRFEVIAPEIAQRRKAGQFVILRVHEEGERIPITIADANPAKGSITLIVQEVGMTTRLMGEKKAGEFLPDVCGPLGDPTHIENFGHCVCLAGGVGVAEIYPVVQALKTAGNRVTAIIGARSHDLLILENEMRQAANKLLVTTDDGSYGIHGLVIKPLQEMMNRGEKIDRVFCIGPVPMMRAVTELTRPTKIPTIVSLNPVMVDGTGMCGGCRVTVGGKIKFACVDGPDFDAHEVDFDELVRRQQMYRSEEKEALERYVKSLEEGETEKKSCQMAEIFQALMPSNAGKNSESFLDSKAN; via the coding sequence ATGCACAAAATTTTGAGCAAGCAAACCCTTGCCCCGGGAATCAAGCGTTTTGAAGTGATCGCCCCGGAAATTGCGCAGCGCCGCAAAGCCGGCCAATTCGTCATTTTGCGCGTGCATGAAGAAGGCGAGCGCATTCCGATCACCATCGCTGATGCGAATCCGGCAAAAGGCTCGATCACCCTGATCGTGCAAGAAGTCGGCATGACCACGCGGCTCATGGGAGAAAAGAAAGCCGGAGAATTTTTGCCGGATGTTTGCGGCCCGCTCGGCGATCCGACGCACATTGAAAATTTCGGCCATTGCGTTTGTCTCGCCGGCGGCGTTGGCGTCGCTGAGATTTATCCGGTCGTACAAGCCTTGAAAACTGCGGGAAATCGCGTTACGGCGATCATCGGCGCGCGCTCGCACGACTTGCTCATTTTGGAAAATGAAATGCGGCAGGCCGCCAACAAACTCCTCGTCACCACTGATGACGGCAGTTACGGCATTCACGGCTTGGTGATCAAACCGCTGCAAGAAATGATGAATCGCGGCGAGAAGATCGACCGCGTGTTTTGCATCGGCCCGGTGCCGATGATGCGCGCCGTCACGGAGTTGACGCGCCCAACAAAAATTCCCACCATCGTGAGCCTCAATCCCGTCATGGTCGATGGCACCGGCATGTGCGGCGGCTGCCGTGTCACCGTTGGCGGTAAAATAAAATTCGCCTGCGTCGACGGCCCGGATTTCGACGCGCACGAAGTGGATTTCGACGAGCTGGTGCGCCGGCAGCAGATGTACCGCAGCGAGGAAAAGGAAGCGCTGGAGCGGTATGTGAAGAGCTTGGAAGAAGGGGAAACTGAGAAGAAGTCGTGTCAAATGGCCGAGATTTTCCAGGCGTTAATGCCGTCAAACGCAGGGAAAAATTCTGAAAGTTTTCTTGATTCAAAAGCCAATTAA